From Streptomyces asiaticus, one genomic window encodes:
- a CDS encoding response regulator — translation MAIRVLLVDDQPLLRTGFRMILEAEQDLAVVGEAGDGLQALDQVRALQPDVVLMDIRMPRMDGVEATRQITGPGRDGPAKVLVLTTFDLDEYVVEALRAGASGFLLKDAPATELVQAIRVVAAGEAMLAPSITRRLLDKYAGHLPSGEEPVPDTLHTLTEREVEVLKLVARGLSNAEIAADLFVSETTVKTHVGHVLTKLGLRDRVQAAVYAYESGLVRPGAQ, via the coding sequence GTGGCGATCCGCGTCCTACTGGTCGATGATCAACCGCTGCTGCGCACCGGATTCCGGATGATTCTGGAGGCGGAGCAGGATCTGGCGGTCGTCGGTGAGGCCGGGGACGGTCTACAGGCCCTCGACCAGGTGCGGGCGCTCCAGCCCGATGTGGTTCTGATGGACATCCGGATGCCGCGGATGGACGGCGTGGAGGCGACCCGTCAGATCACCGGCCCGGGGCGGGACGGCCCGGCCAAGGTGCTGGTGCTGACCACCTTCGACCTGGACGAGTACGTGGTGGAGGCGCTGCGCGCCGGGGCCAGCGGCTTCCTGCTGAAGGACGCGCCCGCCACCGAGCTGGTGCAGGCCATCCGCGTGGTGGCGGCGGGCGAGGCGATGCTGGCGCCCAGCATCACCCGCAGGCTGCTGGACAAGTATGCCGGGCATCTGCCGTCGGGCGAGGAGCCGGTGCCGGACACCCTGCACACGCTGACCGAGCGCGAGGTCGAGGTGCTGAAGCTGGTGGCCCGGGGGCTGTCCAACGCGGAGATCGCCGCGGATCTGTTCGTCAGCGAGACCACGGTCAAGACGCATGTGGGCCATGTGCTGACCAAGCTGGGGCTGCGCGACCGGGTGCAGGCCGCCGTCTACGCCTATGAGAGCGGGCTGGTCCGCCCCGGCGCGCAGTAG
- a CDS encoding RecB family exonuclease, translating to MGTTTGTTTGKAEPSDGPPKSGPAASLSPSRAADFMRCPLLYRFRVIDKLPEKPSAAATRGTVVHAVLERLFDAPAADRTAPRARSMVPGEWERLLAAKPELAELFQEEDGTPAPDRLAEWLTGAQTLVEQWFSLEDPTRLEPAERELFVETELESGLTLRGIIDRIDIAPTGDVRIVDYKTGKAPAPQYAGEALFQMKFYALVVWRLRGVIPRRLQLVYLGSGDVLTYDPEERDLRAVERKVLALWEAIRLATETGAFVPRQTRLCGWCDHQAHCPEFGGTPPPYPLAVVPVQN from the coding sequence ATGGGAACCACCACGGGAACCACCACCGGGAAGGCCGAACCCTCCGACGGGCCACCCAAGTCCGGCCCCGCCGCCTCGTTGTCACCCTCACGGGCGGCCGATTTCATGCGGTGCCCGTTGCTGTACCGCTTCCGAGTGATCGACAAACTGCCGGAGAAGCCCAGCGCGGCGGCCACCCGCGGCACCGTGGTCCACGCGGTGCTGGAGCGGCTCTTCGACGCCCCGGCCGCCGACCGCACCGCGCCGCGGGCCCGGTCGATGGTGCCGGGCGAGTGGGAGCGGCTGCTGGCGGCCAAGCCGGAGCTGGCGGAGCTGTTCCAGGAGGAGGACGGCACTCCGGCGCCGGACCGGCTGGCCGAGTGGCTGACGGGGGCCCAGACGCTGGTGGAGCAATGGTTCTCGCTGGAGGATCCGACCCGTCTGGAGCCCGCGGAGCGCGAGCTGTTCGTGGAGACGGAGCTCGAGTCCGGGCTGACGCTCCGTGGAATCATCGACCGGATCGACATCGCTCCCACCGGTGATGTGCGGATCGTGGACTACAAGACGGGCAAGGCCCCCGCGCCGCAGTACGCGGGCGAGGCCCTGTTCCAGATGAAGTTCTACGCGCTGGTGGTGTGGCGGCTGCGCGGGGTGATCCCGCGGCGGCTCCAGCTGGTCTATCTGGGCAGCGGGGATGTGCTGACGTACGACCCGGAGGAGCGGGATCTGCGGGCCGTGGAGCGCAAGGTGCTGGCGCTGTGGGAGGCGATTCGGCTGGCCACGGAGACCGGTGCCTTCGTGCCCCGGCAGACCAGGCTCTGCGGCTGGTGCGACCACCAGGCACACTGTCCGGAATTCGGGGGTACGCCGCCGCCGTATCCGCTGGCGGTGGTGCCTGTGCAGAATTGA
- a CDS encoding site-2 protease family protein: protein MDNSGQRQSDNGESDRATEPEGGKQPRPRDVGGGFLMGRPFGVPVYVSPSWFLVAALITWVFGGQLDRVLPELGAARYLVSLFFAVAFYASVLVHELAHTVAALRFKLPVRRIQLQFFGGVSEIEKETETPGREFVLAFVGPLLSLVLAGVFYLGMMVVEPGTVPGVLLAGLMISNLIVAAFNLLPGLPLDGGRMLRAVVWKISGRPMTGTVAAAWSGRALAVAVLVGLPLLTQAGGLGEEPKSFGSVDSLTDALLAAILAAIIWTGAGNSLRMARLRERLPDLRARTLTRRAVPVAADTPLSEALRRANEAGARALVVVDGHGAPTAVVREAAIVGVPEHRRPWVAVSGLAQDLKDGMRVSAELTGEELLDTLRATPATEYLVVEETGEVYGVLSTADVERAFVAAMARTPSGPS, encoded by the coding sequence GTGGACAACAGCGGGCAGCGGCAGTCCGACAACGGGGAATCGGACCGCGCGACCGAGCCCGAGGGCGGCAAGCAGCCGCGCCCACGCGACGTGGGCGGCGGCTTTCTCATGGGCCGGCCCTTCGGCGTGCCCGTGTATGTCTCGCCCAGCTGGTTCCTGGTCGCCGCCCTCATCACCTGGGTCTTCGGCGGCCAGCTCGACCGGGTGCTGCCCGAGCTCGGCGCCGCCCGCTACCTGGTCTCGCTCTTCTTCGCGGTGGCCTTCTACGCCTCGGTGCTGGTGCACGAGCTCGCCCACACCGTGGCCGCGCTCCGCTTCAAGCTGCCGGTGCGCCGGATCCAGCTCCAGTTCTTCGGCGGGGTCTCGGAGATCGAGAAGGAGACCGAGACCCCCGGCCGGGAGTTCGTGCTCGCCTTCGTCGGCCCGCTGCTCTCGCTGGTCCTGGCGGGTGTGTTCTACCTGGGCATGATGGTCGTGGAGCCCGGCACGGTGCCCGGGGTGCTGCTCGCCGGGCTGATGATCTCCAACCTGATCGTGGCCGCGTTCAACCTGCTGCCCGGGCTGCCGCTGGACGGCGGGCGGATGCTGCGCGCCGTCGTCTGGAAGATCAGCGGCAGGCCCATGACCGGCACCGTCGCCGCGGCCTGGAGCGGCCGCGCGCTCGCCGTGGCGGTGCTGGTCGGACTGCCGCTGCTCACCCAGGCGGGCGGGCTGGGCGAGGAGCCCAAGAGCTTCGGCAGCGTCGACTCGCTCACCGACGCGCTGCTGGCCGCCATACTCGCCGCGATCATCTGGACCGGCGCGGGCAACAGCCTGCGGATGGCCCGGCTGCGGGAGCGGCTGCCGGACCTGCGTGCCCGTACGCTCACCCGGCGCGCCGTCCCCGTGGCGGCCGACACCCCGCTCTCGGAGGCGCTGCGCCGGGCGAACGAGGCCGGGGCCCGGGCCCTGGTCGTGGTGGACGGCCACGGCGCCCCGACCGCCGTGGTGCGCGAGGCGGCCATCGTGGGTGTCCCCGAGCACCGCCGCCCCTGGGTCGCGGTCAGCGGTCTCGCCCAGGACCTCAAGGACGGTATGCGGGTCTCCGCCGAGCTCACCGGCGAGGAACTGCTGGACACCCTGCGGGCCACCCCGGCCACCGAGTACCTGGTGGTCGAGGAGACCGGCGAGGTCTACGGGGTGCTCTCCACGGCCGATGTCGAGCGCGCCTTCGTGGCGGCCATGGCCAGGACCCCCTCGGGCCCCTCCTGA
- a CDS encoding tRNA (adenine-N1)-methyltransferase, translating into MSEPTGAARRRGPFQVGDQVQLTDPKGRHYTFTLESGKNFHTHKGSFPHDELIGAPEGTVVRTTGNVAYLALRPLLPDYVLSMPRGAAVVYPKDAGQILAMADIFPGARVVEAGVGSGSLSTFLLRAIGDQGMLHSYERRADFAEIAAQNVERYFGAPHPAWRLTVGDLQDNLSDTDVDRVILDMLAPWECLEPVSKALVPGGILCAYVATTTQLARTVEAIREHGTFNEPSAWETMVRTWHVEGLAVRPDHRMIGHTGFLLTARRLADGVEPPMRRRRPAKGAYGEDYVGWGTAKDSGAAGDTGTAKGTGVAKDTGTAKDTGQDAPSGDA; encoded by the coding sequence ATGTCCGAACCGACCGGTGCCGCCCGCCGTCGCGGGCCCTTCCAGGTCGGGGACCAGGTCCAGCTCACCGACCCCAAGGGACGCCACTACACCTTCACGCTCGAATCCGGGAAGAACTTCCACACCCACAAGGGATCCTTCCCCCATGACGAGCTGATCGGCGCCCCCGAGGGAACCGTCGTGCGTACCACGGGAAACGTCGCGTATCTCGCGCTGCGCCCCCTGCTCCCCGACTATGTCCTGTCCATGCCACGCGGTGCCGCCGTGGTCTACCCCAAGGACGCGGGGCAGATCCTGGCGATGGCCGACATCTTCCCCGGCGCACGTGTCGTCGAGGCGGGCGTCGGCTCCGGCTCGCTCTCCACCTTCCTGCTGCGGGCCATCGGCGACCAGGGCATGCTGCACTCCTACGAGCGCCGGGCCGACTTCGCCGAGATCGCCGCCCAGAACGTCGAGCGCTACTTCGGCGCCCCGCACCCCGCCTGGCGGCTCACCGTCGGCGACCTCCAGGACAACCTCAGCGACACCGACGTGGACCGCGTGATCCTGGACATGCTCGCCCCCTGGGAGTGCCTGGAGCCGGTGTCCAAGGCGCTCGTCCCCGGCGGCATCCTGTGCGCGTACGTCGCCACCACCACCCAGCTCGCCCGCACCGTGGAGGCCATCCGCGAGCACGGCACCTTCAACGAGCCGTCGGCCTGGGAGACCATGGTGCGCACCTGGCACGTGGAGGGCCTCGCGGTACGGCCCGACCACCGCATGATCGGCCACACCGGCTTCCTGCTCACCGCCCGCCGGCTCGCGGACGGTGTGGAGCCCCCGATGCGCCGCCGCAGGCCCGCCAAGGGCGCCTACGGCGAGGACTACGTGGGCTGGGGCACCGCCAAGGACTCCGGAGCCGCCGGGGACACCGGCACTGCCAAGGGCACGGGCGTCGCCAAGGACACCGGCACCGCCAAGGACACCGGCCAGGACGCCCCCTCCGGCGACGCCTGA
- a CDS encoding ferredoxin, with amino-acid sequence MRNEELGGLEVWIDQDLCTGDGICAQYAPEVFELDIDGLAYVKSADDELLQDKGATTPVPLALLTEVRDSAKECPGDCIHVRRVTDRVEVYGPDAE; translated from the coding sequence GTGCGGAACGAGGAGCTCGGCGGTCTTGAGGTCTGGATCGACCAGGATCTGTGCACCGGGGACGGCATCTGCGCCCAGTACGCTCCCGAGGTCTTCGAACTCGACATCGACGGTCTAGCCTACGTCAAGAGCGCCGACGATGAGCTGTTGCAGGACAAGGGCGCGACCACCCCGGTCCCCCTGGCCCTGCTGACCGAGGTCAGGGATTCCGCCAAGGAGTGCCCCGGCGACTGCATCCATGTACGCCGCGTCACGGACCGGGTCGAGGTCTACGGACCCGACGCGGAGTGA
- the arc gene encoding proteasome ATPase, which translates to MAAHDDDINRGIRPGRGSDDPAGQVAYLEQEIAVLRRKLADSPRHTRILEERIVELQTNLAGVSAQNERLANTLREARDQIVALKEEVDRLAQPPAGFGAFLQANEDGTADIFTGGRKLRVNVSPSVELDDLKRGQEVMLNEALNVVEAMEFERAGDIVTLKEVLEDGERALVIGHTDEERVVRLAEPLLSTTIRPGDALLLEPRSGYVYEVVPKSEVEELVLEEVPDIDYNKIGGLGNQIELIRDAVELPYLYPDLFKEHELRPPKGVLLYGPPGCGKTLIAKAVANSLAKKVAEVTGKPAGKSFFLNIKGPELLNKYVGETERHIRLVFQRAREKASEGTPVIVFFDEMDSLFRTRGSGVSSDVENTIVPQLLSEIDGVEGLENVIVIGASNREDMIDPAILRPGRLDVKIKIERPDAEAAKDIFSKYLTESLPLHGDDLSEHGGSPKAAIGGMIQSVVEQMYTESEENRFLEVTYANGDKEVLYFKDFNSGAMIQNIVDRAKKMAIKDFLDHNQKGLRVSHLLAACVDEFKENEDLPNTTNPDDWARISGKKGERIVYIRTLVTGKQGADTGRSIDTVANTGQYL; encoded by the coding sequence GTGGCAGCCCACGACGACGACATCAACCGCGGCATCCGGCCGGGGCGGGGGTCTGATGACCCTGCCGGTCAGGTTGCCTATCTCGAGCAGGAAATCGCCGTCCTGCGCCGCAAGCTCGCCGACTCTCCGCGTCATACGAGGATTCTCGAAGAGCGGATCGTCGAGCTGCAGACCAATCTGGCGGGAGTCTCCGCACAGAACGAGCGGCTCGCGAACACACTCCGTGAGGCCCGCGACCAGATCGTGGCCCTCAAGGAGGAGGTCGACCGGCTCGCACAGCCGCCGGCCGGTTTCGGGGCCTTTCTGCAGGCGAACGAGGACGGTACGGCGGACATCTTTACCGGGGGCCGCAAACTCCGGGTGAATGTCAGCCCAAGCGTCGAGCTCGACGACCTCAAGCGCGGCCAGGAGGTCATGCTCAACGAGGCGCTCAATGTGGTCGAGGCCATGGAGTTCGAGCGCGCCGGGGACATCGTCACCCTCAAGGAGGTCCTTGAGGACGGCGAGCGCGCCCTGGTGATCGGGCACACCGACGAGGAGCGGGTGGTGCGGCTGGCGGAGCCGCTGCTGAGCACCACCATCCGGCCCGGTGACGCCCTGCTGCTCGAGCCCCGGTCCGGCTATGTCTACGAGGTGGTACCGAAGAGCGAGGTCGAGGAGCTCGTCCTCGAAGAGGTCCCGGACATCGACTACAACAAGATCGGCGGTCTGGGAAACCAGATCGAGCTGATCCGCGACGCGGTCGAGCTCCCGTATCTCTACCCCGACCTCTTCAAGGAGCACGAACTGCGGCCGCCCAAGGGTGTGCTGCTGTACGGCCCGCCCGGCTGCGGTAAGACGCTGATCGCCAAGGCCGTGGCCAACTCCCTTGCCAAGAAGGTCGCCGAGGTGACCGGCAAGCCCGCGGGGAAGAGCTTCTTCCTCAACATCAAGGGCCCCGAGCTGCTCAACAAGTATGTCGGTGAGACGGAGCGGCACATCCGGCTGGTCTTCCAGCGGGCTCGGGAGAAGGCCAGCGAGGGCACGCCCGTCATCGTCTTCTTCGACGAGATGGACTCCCTCTTCCGCACCCGTGGCTCCGGGGTCAGCTCGGACGTGGAGAACACCATCGTCCCCCAGCTGCTCTCCGAGATCGACGGTGTCGAGGGCCTGGAGAACGTGATCGTCATCGGTGCCTCCAACCGCGAGGACATGATCGACCCCGCGATCCTGCGCCCCGGCCGCCTCGATGTGAAGATCAAGATCGAGCGTCCGGACGCCGAGGCCGCCAAGGACATCTTCTCGAAGTACCTGACGGAGTCCCTGCCCCTCCACGGCGACGACCTCTCCGAGCACGGCGGGTCGCCCAAGGCCGCGATCGGCGGGATGATCCAGTCGGTGGTCGAGCAGATGTACACCGAGTCCGAGGAGAACCGCTTCCTGGAGGTCACCTACGCCAATGGCGACAAGGAAGTCCTCTACTTCAAGGACTTCAACTCCGGCGCCATGATCCAGAACATTGTGGACCGCGCCAAGAAGATGGCGATCAAGGACTTCCTGGACCACAACCAGAAGGGCCTTCGCGTTTCCCATCTGCTCGCCGCCTGCGTGGACGAGTTCAAGGAGAACGAGGACCTGCCCAACACCACGAACCCGGACGACTGGGCCCGGATCTCCGGTAAGAAGGGCGAGCGGATCGTGTACATCCGCACCCTGGTCACCGGAAAGCAGGGCGCGGACACCGGACGCTCCATCGACACGGTGGCGAACACCGGTCAGTACCTGTAA
- the dop gene encoding depupylase/deamidase Dop — MTVRRVMGIETEYGISVPGHPNANAMLTSSQIVNAYAAAMHRARRARWDFEEENPLRDARGFDLARESADASQLTDEDIGLANVILTNGARLYVDHAHPEYSAPEVTNPRDAVLWDKAGERIMAEAALRAAELPGGQTIHLYKNNTDNKGASYGTHENYLMKRETAFSDIVRHLTPFFVSRQVVTGAGRVGVGQDGHEHGFQISQRADYFEVEVGLETTLKRPIINTRDEPHADAEKYRRLHVIIGDANLSELSTYLKLGTTALVLSMIEDGFIAVDLAVDQPVRTLHQVSHDPTLRRLVTLRSGRTLTAVQLQMEYFELARKYVEDRYGADADEQTRDVLARWEDVLNRLERDPMSLSGELDWIAKRELLEGYRRRDALEWDAARLHLVDLQYADVRPDKGLYNRLVARGKMKRLLDDQDIARAQNKPPEDTRAYFRGRCLEQYADDVAAASWDSVIFDLPGRDSLQRVPTLEPLRGTRNHVKELLDRCRTAEDLVRVLSGG, encoded by the coding sequence ATGACCGTACGGCGCGTAATGGGAATCGAGACGGAGTACGGGATCTCCGTTCCGGGGCACCCGAACGCCAATGCCATGCTCACCTCATCCCAGATCGTCAACGCCTACGCGGCGGCGATGCACCGGGCGCGCCGCGCCCGCTGGGACTTCGAGGAGGAGAACCCGCTGCGGGACGCCCGCGGATTCGACCTCGCGCGCGAGTCCGCCGACGCCAGTCAGCTCACGGACGAGGACATCGGCCTGGCCAATGTCATCCTCACCAATGGCGCTCGGCTCTATGTGGACCACGCCCACCCCGAGTACTCCGCCCCCGAGGTCACCAACCCCCGGGACGCGGTGCTCTGGGACAAGGCCGGCGAGCGCATCATGGCCGAGGCCGCGCTGCGCGCCGCCGAGCTGCCCGGCGGCCAGACCATCCACCTCTACAAGAACAACACCGACAACAAGGGCGCCTCCTACGGCACGCATGAGAACTACCTGATGAAGCGGGAGACCGCCTTCTCGGACATCGTGCGCCACCTGACGCCCTTCTTCGTCTCCCGCCAGGTCGTCACGGGCGCGGGCCGCGTCGGCGTCGGCCAGGACGGCCATGAGCACGGCTTCCAGATCAGCCAGCGGGCGGACTACTTCGAGGTCGAGGTCGGCCTGGAGACCACGCTCAAGCGCCCGATCATCAACACCCGCGACGAACCGCACGCCGACGCCGAGAAGTACCGCCGACTCCACGTGATCATCGGCGACGCCAACCTCTCCGAGCTGTCGACGTACCTCAAGCTGGGCACCACCGCCCTGGTGCTGTCGATGATCGAGGACGGCTTTATCGCCGTGGACCTCGCGGTGGACCAGCCGGTGCGCACCCTGCACCAGGTCTCGCACGACCCGACGCTGCGCCGTCTCGTCACGCTGCGCAGCGGCCGTACGCTCACCGCGGTGCAGCTCCAGATGGAGTACTTCGAGCTGGCCCGGAAATACGTCGAGGACCGCTACGGGGCGGACGCCGACGAGCAGACCCGGGACGTCCTGGCCCGCTGGGAGGACGTGCTGAACCGGCTCGAGCGCGACCCCATGAGCCTGTCCGGCGAGCTGGACTGGATCGCCAAGCGGGAGCTGCTCGAGGGCTACCGCCGCCGCGACGCCCTGGAGTGGGACGCGGCCCGGCTCCATCTGGTGGACCTCCAGTACGCCGACGTACGCCCGGACAAGGGCCTGTACAACCGGCTGGTGGCCCGCGGCAAGATGAAGCGGCTGCTGGACGACCAGGACATCGCACGCGCCCAGAACAAGCCCCCGGAGGACACCCGCGCCTACTTCCGCGGCCGCTGCCTCGAGCAGTACGCGGACGACGTGGCCGCGGCCTCCTGGGACTCGGTGATCTTCGACTTGCCGGGCCGTGACTCTCTGCAACGGGTTCCCACCCTGGAGCCGCTGCGCGGCACCCGCAACCACGTCAAGGAGTTGCTGGACCGCTGCCGCACGGCCGAGGACCTGGTCCGGGTGCTGTCCGGAGGCTGA
- a CDS encoding ubiquitin-like protein Pup, which yields MATKDTGGGQQKASRSTEEVEEQTQDAQAADDLKERQEKLSDDVDSVLDEIDDVLEENAEDFVRSFVQKGGQ from the coding sequence ATGGCGACCAAGGACACCGGCGGCGGTCAGCAGAAGGCGTCGCGCTCGACCGAAGAGGTCGAGGAGCAGACGCAGGACGCACAGGCCGCGGACGACCTCAAGGAGCGGCAGGAGAAGCTCTCGGACGACGTCGACTCCGTGCTGGACGAGATCGACGACGTGCTCGAGGAGAACGCGGAGGACTTCGTGCGGTCTTTCGTCCAGAAGGGCGGGCAGTAA
- the prcB gene encoding proteasome subunit beta: MEANTRSTGRLPAAFLTPGSSSFMDFLGEHSPELLPGNRPLPPVQGAIEAPHGTTIVAVTFAGGVVLAGDRRATMGNVIAQRDIEKVFPADEFSAVGIAGTAGIAVEMVKLFQLELEHFEKVEGTVLSLEGKANRLSTMIRGNLGMAMQGLAVVPLFAGWDVDRGKGRIFSYDVTGGRSEERGFAATGSGSMFARGALKKLYREDSTEEQAATAVLQALYDAADDDSATGGPDLARRIYPIITSLTEDGFKRFGEDEVSELARAIHERRLEEPDGPRAALL, from the coding sequence GTGGAAGCCAACACTCGTAGCACAGGGCGTCTGCCGGCTGCCTTCCTGACGCCCGGCTCCTCGTCGTTCATGGACTTCCTGGGCGAGCACTCGCCCGAGCTGCTTCCGGGGAACCGTCCGCTGCCCCCGGTGCAGGGCGCCATCGAGGCCCCCCACGGCACCACCATCGTGGCGGTGACCTTCGCCGGCGGTGTGGTGCTCGCCGGTGACCGCCGCGCCACCATGGGCAATGTCATCGCGCAGCGTGACATCGAGAAGGTCTTCCCCGCCGATGAGTTCTCGGCGGTCGGGATCGCGGGGACCGCCGGTATCGCGGTGGAGATGGTCAAGCTCTTCCAGCTGGAGCTGGAGCACTTCGAGAAGGTCGAGGGCACCGTGCTCTCGCTCGAGGGCAAGGCGAACAGGCTGTCGACCATGATCCGCGGCAACCTCGGCATGGCGATGCAGGGCCTCGCCGTGGTCCCGCTCTTCGCGGGGTGGGACGTCGACCGGGGGAAGGGACGCATCTTCTCCTACGACGTGACCGGGGGGCGTTCGGAGGAGCGCGGCTTCGCCGCCACCGGCTCGGGCTCGATGTTCGCCCGGGGCGCGCTCAAGAAGCTCTATCGCGAGGATTCGACCGAGGAGCAGGCCGCCACGGCCGTGCTCCAGGCGCTCTATGACGCCGCCGACGACGATTCGGCCACCGGAGGGCCGGATCTCGCCCGCCGCATTTATCCGATCATCACCTCCCTTACCGAGGACGGTTTCAAGAGGTTCGGCGAGGACGAGGTGTCCGAACTCGCCCGCGCCATCCATGAACGGCGCCTCGAAGAGCCGGACGGCCCCCGCGCCGCCCTGCTCTGA
- the prcA gene encoding proteasome subunit alpha, translated as MTTPFYVSPQQAMADRAEYARKGIARGRSVVVLQYADGIVFVAENPSRALHKVSEIYDRIAFAAVGKYNEFENLRIGGVRYADLRGYTYDREDVTARGLANVYAQTLGTIFSSAAEKPYEVELIVAEVGEGPEDDQIYRLPHDGSIVDEHGSVAVGGNADQISSYLDQRHRDGMTLAEALKLAVDSLSRDNNGGERSLTAEQLEVAVLDRTRPQKRKFKRVLGGQLSRLLEPGEGGADAEASAESPEESSSESED; from the coding sequence GTGACGACGCCGTTCTATGTTTCTCCTCAGCAGGCTATGGCCGACCGCGCGGAATACGCCCGTAAGGGCATCGCGCGCGGCCGCAGCGTGGTCGTGCTTCAGTACGCCGACGGCATCGTCTTCGTTGCGGAGAACCCGTCCCGTGCGCTGCACAAGGTCAGTGAGATCTATGACCGGATCGCCTTCGCGGCGGTCGGTAAGTACAACGAATTCGAGAATCTGCGCATCGGCGGTGTCCGTTACGCCGATCTGCGTGGCTATACCTATGACCGCGAGGATGTCACGGCCCGCGGGCTGGCGAATGTCTACGCCCAGACCCTGGGCACGATCTTCTCCAGCGCCGCCGAGAAGCCGTACGAGGTCGAGCTGATCGTCGCCGAGGTCGGGGAGGGCCCCGAGGACGACCAGATCTACCGGCTCCCGCACGACGGCTCCATCGTGGACGAGCACGGCTCGGTCGCCGTCGGTGGCAACGCCGACCAGATCAGCAGCTACCTCGACCAGCGCCACCGGGACGGCATGACCCTTGCCGAGGCCCTCAAGCTGGCCGTCGACTCGCTCTCCCGTGACAACAACGGCGGGGAGCGCAGCCTCACCGCCGAGCAGCTCGAGGTCGCGGTCCTGGACCGCACCCGCCCCCAGAAGCGCAAGTTCAAGCGCGTCCTGGGCGGCCAGCTCTCCCGGCTCCTGGAGCCCGGAGAGGGCGGGGCCGACGCGGAGGCGTCGGCCGAGTCCCCGGAGGAGTCCTCCTCGGAGTCCGAGGACTGA
- a CDS encoding LacI family DNA-binding transcriptional regulator: MARAAGVSQATVSLVLGEKWPGRVSERTAETVRAAARDLGYRPNLAARSLRLGRTRTVLLVVPALTTEFFARVYTGAARVAADHGFGVVLYPSPEGVGPARDPFDSARASLDGVIASSMAADALVAVRGGGLPLVMLDSDPDDAAAAATVNLDIADGARQVAGHLLGLGHRRVAQLAAAVDSWTFRVRARALAEAVDGVPGAELSAEPAELSVEEGRRAAERVLARPGPRPTALVCDDDILAAGACKAARRLGLRVPDDISVTGFDDLALATAVEPELTTVRLPAEAVGAAGMRALMTLLDGETPQDTVLPVDLIPRGSTAAPPRS; the protein is encoded by the coding sequence GTGGCGCGCGCGGCGGGCGTGTCCCAGGCGACCGTCTCCCTGGTGCTCGGGGAGAAGTGGCCCGGACGGGTCTCCGAGCGCACCGCGGAGACCGTGCGCGCCGCCGCGCGGGATCTCGGCTACCGCCCCAATCTCGCGGCCCGCAGCCTCCGTCTGGGCCGCACCAGGACCGTGCTGCTGGTGGTGCCCGCCCTCACGACCGAGTTCTTCGCCCGCGTCTACACCGGCGCCGCGCGGGTCGCCGCCGACCACGGCTTCGGTGTGGTGCTCTATCCGTCCCCCGAGGGCGTGGGCCCGGCCCGGGATCCGTTCGACTCGGCGCGCGCCTCGCTGGACGGGGTGATCGCCTCCTCCATGGCGGCCGACGCGCTGGTCGCGGTGCGCGGCGGCGGACTGCCGCTGGTGATGCTCGACAGCGACCCGGACGACGCGGCCGCGGCGGCCACGGTCAACCTCGACATCGCGGACGGGGCGCGGCAGGTGGCCGGACATCTGCTGGGGCTCGGCCACCGCCGGGTGGCCCAGCTCGCGGCGGCGGTGGACTCCTGGACCTTCCGGGTCCGCGCCCGGGCGCTGGCGGAGGCGGTGGACGGGGTGCCGGGCGCCGAGCTGAGCGCCGAACCGGCGGAGCTGAGCGTCGAGGAGGGCCGCCGGGCCGCCGAGCGCGTTCTGGCCCGCCCCGGGCCCCGGCCGACCGCGCTCGTCTGCGACGACGACATCCTGGCCGCGGGCGCCTGCAAGGCGGCCCGGCGGCTGGGCCTGCGGGTCCCGGACGACATCTCGGTGACCGGCTTCGACGATCTGGCCCTGGCCACGGCGGTGGAGCCGGAGCTGACCACGGTCCGGCTCCCGGCGGAGGCGGTGGGCGCGGCAGGTATGCGGGCCCTGATGACACTCCTGGACGGCGAGACACCCCAGGACACCGTGCTCCCCGTCGACCTGATCCCCCGAGGCTCCACGGCCGCTCCCCCACGGTCCTGA